AGCAGCTTGCCCAGCTCGAATCCTTGAAGAACGACGCCGGCCTGAAGAAAGAAATCGAATTCGAAGAAAAGCTGCAAGGCTTGATGAAGCAGTATGGCAAAGGCCTACGCGACATCATCTCGATCCTTGATCCAAACCCTGGCAAGGCCAGCGCCACGCTCGCCGCACCAAAACAGCGCCGCGCACGCGTGGTCAAGGTGTATAGCAACCCGCACACCGGTGAGCTGATCGAGACCAAAGGCGGCAACCACCGCGGCCTGAAAGCCTGGAAAGAACAGTATGGCGCCGCCACTGTTGATTCCTGGCTTCGCGGCTGATCGCAACGCATTAACAAAAAGCCCCGCATAAGCGGGGCTTTTTGTTTAAGGGTTCGGAAACGAACTTAACTACTAGTCCATTGGGTTCAAAATCGATCAACCTAGTGCATTCAAAGTTTCAGACTGTCGCGCACCGAACCGACTTCTGCCTTACTGGCCTCATAAGCCTCAGCTTGGCCGGCGTATGAAAAAACATAGGCTTTATCGGTATCGACCGCGCCCACCAATGTTTGCGACAACACGTGTCGACCGTTCTCGGTAATCACGCAAGTAGTTTCCAGTGCTTCAAGACGGCTCAATGTGCTGGGGTGCATCTTGCTGCACACGCTTTGATAACCACCCTGGGCAAAATCTTTCTGGATGGATTTACGCATTTCCAGCAAAACACCTTGAAGATTAACTTTATGCCCCGCCTCTATGGGTGTGCCGGTTAACTCCATGACCATCAAGGTGTTGCCATTTTCATCGTTTTTGATCGCGCGTTGCAGAGACGCGGCCTGGGGTTTACCCGGCGCCTCGCCATCCGGTACAACTTCCTCGACTTGCCAGCCGCTGGGCCAGTGAATTTCCGGGTCGGCCGCCTGCACGAATGGGCTGACCAACAGGAAACACATGGAGCTCAACAGCGATTTACGGAATTCAATCATTACGAAAAACACCCAAGGTTCAAGCGACAAAGTTTGAGCCTCGGCACCCGCTGGTCGCAAGCGCTGCGTGACCTTTTTCATTTGGCGCAGTAGCCAGCCCTTGCGTATCATGGCTGCGCTGCAGGGATGCTTGCCGCAAGCCAACGGACCGCGCCTATTCTTTCAAGTCGCGTTTGCCCCATTTTTTTCTGGAGGGCCCATGAGCCTGCACGATCTGAACACTTTCCCGGGCGTCACCGCCCAACCTGACACCGCCACCACGAACTTCGTGTTCAACCACACCATGCTGCGGGTCAAGGACATTACCAAGTCGCTGGATTTCTACACCCGCGTCCTGGGTTTTTCCCTGGTCGAAAAGCGCGACTTCCCGGAAGCTGAATTCAGCCTGTACTTCCTGGCCCTGGTCGACAAGGCCCAAATCCCGGCCGACGCCGCTGAGCGCACCCAGTGGATGAAGTCGATCCCAGGCATTCTGGAACTGACCCACAACCACGGCACTGAAAACGATGCCGACTTTGCCTATCACAACGGCAACACCGACCCGCGTGGCTTTGGCCACATCTGCATCTCGGTGCCGGATATCGTCGCTGCGTGTGAGCGTTTCGAAGCGCTGGGCTGTGACTTCCAGAAACGTTTGAGCGATGGCCGCATGAAAAGCCTGGCCTTTATCAAGGACCCGGATGCGTACTGGGTTGAAATTATTCAGCCGGCGCCGATGTAAGCGGACGGGGTGACGCGGAGCGTCACCGGAGGCATTCCCACGCGGAACGTGGGAACGATCAAGCAAAAACCCCATGATCAGTCATGGGGTTTTTTATTTGCGGGGCTGGATTTACGCGGGTGCGGAAGTGCGGATCAGGTGATCGAAAGCACTCAGCGATGCTTTGGCGCCCTCGCCTACTGCGATCACGATTTGCTTGTACGGC
The sequence above is a segment of the Pseudomonas sp. R76 genome. Coding sequences within it:
- the gloA gene encoding lactoylglutathione lyase, whose protein sequence is MSLHDLNTFPGVTAQPDTATTNFVFNHTMLRVKDITKSLDFYTRVLGFSLVEKRDFPEAEFSLYFLALVDKAQIPADAAERTQWMKSIPGILELTHNHGTENDADFAYHNGNTDPRGFGHICISVPDIVAACERFEALGCDFQKRLSDGRMKSLAFIKDPDAYWVEIIQPAPM
- a CDS encoding DUF4946 domain-containing protein, with translation MIEFRKSLLSSMCFLLVSPFVQAADPEIHWPSGWQVEEVVPDGEAPGKPQAASLQRAIKNDENGNTLMVMELTGTPIEAGHKVNLQGVLLEMRKSIQKDFAQGGYQSVCSKMHPSTLSRLEALETTCVITENGRHVLSQTLVGAVDTDKAYVFSYAGQAEAYEASKAEVGSVRDSLKL
- a CDS encoding histone-like nucleoid-structuring protein, MvaT/MvaU family, whose amino-acid sequence is MSRLAEFRAAEKALQEQLAQLESLKNDAGLKKEIEFEEKLQGLMKQYGKGLRDIISILDPNPGKASATLAAPKQRRARVVKVYSNPHTGELIETKGGNHRGLKAWKEQYGAATVDSWLRG